In Silene latifolia isolate original U9 population chromosome 6, ASM4854445v1, whole genome shotgun sequence, the genomic window ACCAATTCCCGATACTCCTCAAACCTCGCCGGGCCGCGGGCCGGGCCTTGCACTTTGAATACTGTTTCAACCCGGCCCGGGAACCCCCTCGGGCCCCACCTCGTGTGGAAAATTATCTCCACCACGTTCCTCGACGGGTGACCTTTTGCCAGCTCTGTGACCGCCGGGTAAAACGGGCTTACCCCTACCGGATCCAAATCCAACCCTTTTGCTATCGGGGCTGATACCATCCGCCTGACCCGGTCTGTAGTTTTACACTTTGATTTCGGCTTTGTAATCGAGTCGGGTCTGAATATGGGTCCGGACTTGGGCTTGGGCTTGGAGTGATCCACATTGACGACGTCTTTAAGATTTTTGTAGGAATCACGGCAGTTGGTAGTACGATAGACATCCTCGTACGCACGTGACTTGCATTGCATCGACTTCACCCAACCAACGGTCATTTTCTCCGATCTTTTTGGTGTAAACGGAGCCACAAGAGCGATTTTGATGAATTTTAATGATTTATTGTTTCTCCATGATATCATACATCACGCATTTAAACTACGTGATTTGCGTTACGTGTGATATATATATGGCTTATATCATTTGGGTTTAGATTTTAGAATACGATATGAAATATGGGTCGATACAGATTATTGACTTCAATGGAGAGGGATTTGAAGGGTTTTTGAGTTTGAAGTTGAAATGGGAAATGAAAAGGTAGAGACAAAAGTTAAAGAGGGTGCAAATTTAATGAAGGTTTGAGGGGGTGAATTAATGatgataaaatattttatttGATGAAATGTGGGAATTTACGAAAGTGCCCTTTACATACATTATTATTTAACGTTTTATTTCTCGTCTTTTGAAGTCCTTATCATCATGGCTAGAAGAGTAGAAGACTACAACTTAAAACGATTGTTTGAGGAGAATGGGAGGATTTAATGTTTTTTATCCATTATTGTAGACGGTTTAAGTTTGAAATTCAAATTAGGAttattgtctttccttttttTGATCATGCTCTCTTGAATGAAAAGTGATTATTTTTTAGTGATTAGTGAATAGATCATGTTACTAGTAGTAATCTACAAAGATATGTCAAATTTGATAAGATATACATTTACAAAAttgaataaaatatttttttttccttcggacacaaatctctaatattaattttaaatacgACAAACAAGACTGAAAGGTAATACTAGACTATGTTCTTTTCGATTTAATTTCAGCTCTCATTCAGCTCACTTTAGTTCAGCTTAGTTTTTTTAGCTCTAATTATTTCagcaaatttcaattcaatttggctcactttagttcagttcagtttactTCAGttcaactacaaacccaaaagaACATGTACAAATATGAATTTAAAAAAGGTTAAAAGTTAAAACTATGATTAACATATTATCTTGAAGACTCAACTAAAGAAAGTATTAGAAATATTTTTAAAATGCACATATCAGAGTATTTTCTAAGAGACATTCTAATTAATACAAATTATATTTCaagctgatggggcatattctgcacccgctgaccaggtcaacatattgagcaaggtcaaagatatccacaagcaagtcaacgacttagacagcctaaccgacgcaccctgtcggcctgtctcttgggtcccggccggggcaactagccagccggggcacacatccgcgaactcatatccaagacccctcggcggcgagtcaacagggcccgccggcctgccatgggtccctcgaccgagggtagatcagtctttccacctgctagccacttgaccattacgtgacaaaaggtgaaagtctataaatactcctcaaccctcattgaggaaaggatccacaatttaacctaagaatcactattcatctggtaatatcttccttatctctctacaaaatatacttcgccaagtaacaacaacttatctcttaagtttactgacttgagcgtcggagtgagttcgctcggtccaaagccgagccctcagtttgttcgttgtttcaggagaccgagaggaggattcaaccaaggacgtcattctacaggcacgggtggtaacaagtaactgctctggaattacacccggaacacaagCATCttattatttatcatcatcatTAAAGTATATCAACGATTGTAGTTACCGATGGATCTTATTTCACAATGGTTATTGtacattttatttttttctttgacaatacTGTCGGTATATACCAcaataaacaaatgattaggacaAGAAGTATTTAGATGTAAGTTGGGCCACACATGAATAACAGACTGAAGTCCAACCTTCTAAGAAATAGTATTTATTTTTTGCAAAGATTATTGTCTTTAGAAGTTAAGAACACTATGGAAAGAAAATTTGTTTCTATAGACAATGCAAGTGACAAATAACAACCATGCCAAAATGTTCTTGTATAAAATGGTGGACGAGGAACAGGTTACTAATAATTATAAACTCCAAAAATATATTAATGGGAGTTTGAGGATGAAAACAAATTGATCATAAATACAGTTCACGGGACTACTATTATTCCATGTTTGCAATTGCATGTAAAGAGGAAAATTATCATGTGCTCTAACATTCAACATTTTGTCCCTTGTTTATGTTAATTATCTTACATATTGCAAAACTATTTAGAAACAGGAATTAAATTACAATGATTGATGATTAAAGGAGAAATGAATTTGAACTTGATATTCAAGGTACCGATAGCATTTCAATCTTCACTCGTATATCAAACTTAAATATAACATGGAAAATAAACTAAGAAATCTTAGGCTGTATTTGGCAAGACATTCCGAGtagcttatttaatcaaattttcaGTTACATTTATTTTGTTGTAATTATTTGGCaaatagcttatttaaccaaataaactaactgaaataaaatgctacCTAGGTTAACATTTGAGAAATAAGGTACATGATTTATATTATCTTCCATTTTTTTACCCTTGCAATCTATCatattaaataataattattggaGTATATCTTTTCCGTCATTTCATCAATAATCATATAT contains:
- the LOC141585792 gene encoding uncharacterized protein LOC141585792 is translated as MISWRNNKSLKFIKIALVAPFTPKRSEKMTVGWVKSMQCKSRAYEDVYRTTNCRDSYKNLKDVVNVDHSKPKPKSGPIFRPDSITKPKSKCKTTDRVRRMVSAPIAKGLDLDPVGVSPFYPAVTELAKGHPSRNVVEIIFHTRWGPRGFPGRVETVFKVQGPARGPARFEEYRELVRARAGPGSGSRCMADGNEMMRFHCLGCTKMDGCDGGVLARVVCTYSGSGVAHESAGSGTGRRVMVVCRVIAGRVLNRIGLVDPVSDNKSGVSGDFDSLSGKNGELLVFDPRAILPCFLVIYKL